From Brassica oleracea var. oleracea cultivar TO1000 chromosome C3, BOL, whole genome shotgun sequence, a single genomic window includes:
- the LOC106328875 gene encoding uncharacterized protein LOC106328875, whose protein sequence is METVKTSRFITEVTPAKLISATREPFKNMLTTISEEDFDFEELVRATAERLSSSCPGFSSWSLGHYAKTNTLSSC, encoded by the coding sequence ATGGAAACCGTTAAGACCTCCAGGTTCATCACCGAGGTGACTCCCGCTAAGTTGATATCTGCGACGAGAGAGCCATTCAAGAACATGTTGACCACAATCTCCGAGGAAGATTTCGACTTTGAAGAGTTAGTCAGAGCCACCGCAGAGAGACTCTCTTCGTCGTGTCCAGGCTTCTCCTCCTGGTCTCTTGGTCACTACGCCAAGACCAACACACTCTCTTCTTGTTAG
- the LOC106334496 gene encoding peroxisomal (S)-2-hydroxy-acid oxidase GLO2-like isoform X1 — MEITNVIEYEAIAKEKLPKMVYDYYASGAEDQWTLKENRNAFARILFRPRILIDVSKIDMTTTVLGFKISMPIMVAPTAMQKMAHPEGEYATARAASAAGTIMTLSSWATSSVEEVASTGPGIRFFQLYVYKNRKVVEQLVRRAEKAGFKAIALTVDTPRLGRRESDIKNRFTLPPNLTLKNFEGLDLGKMDEANDSGLASYVAGQIDRTLSWKDVQWLQTITSMPILVKGVLTGEDARIAIQAGAAGIIVSNHGARQLDYVPATISALEEVVKATQGRVPVFLDGGVRRGTDVFKALALGASGIFIGRPVVFSLAAEGEAGVRKVLQMLRDEFELTMALSGCRSLSEITRNHIVTEWETPRHLPRL, encoded by the exons ATGGAGATCACAAACGTTATCGAGTATGAAGCGATCGCAAAGGAGAAGTTGCCTAAGATGGTATACGACTACTATGCGTCTGGTGCAGAAGACCAATGGACTCTTAAAGAAAACAGAAACGCTTTTGCAAGGATCCT CTTTCGGCCTAGGATTCTGATAGACGTGAGCAAGATTGATATGACAACAACCGTCTTGGGTTTCAAGATTTCTATGCCAATCATGGTTGCTCCTACTGCCATGCAAAAGATGGCTCACCCGGAAG GGGAATATGCTACGGCTAGAGCTGCGTCTGCTGCTGGAACTATCATG ACCCTCTCTTCATGGGCTACTTCCAGCGTCGAAGAAGTTGCTTCCACTGGTCCAGGGATCCGATTCTTCCAGCTCTAT GTATACAAGAACAGGAAAGTAGTTGAGCAGCTCGTGAGAAGAGCTGAGAAAGCTGGGTTCAAAGCCATTGCTCTCACTGTAGACACCCCAAGGCTAGGTCGCAGAGAGTCTGATATCAAGAACAG ATTCACTTTGCCTCCAAACTTGACATTGAAGAACTTTGAAGGTCTTGACCTTGGAAAAATGGACGAG GCCAATGACTCTGGCTTGGCTTCATATGTTGCTGGTCAAATTGACCGTACCTTGAGCTGGAAG GATGTGCAGTGGCTCCAGACAATCACCAGCATGCCAATACTTGTCAAGGGTGTTCTTACGGGAGAAGATG CAAGGATAGCAATTCAAGCTGGAGCAGCAGGGATCATTGTGTCAAACCATGGAGCTCGCCAGCTTGACTATGTCCCAGCCACAATCTCAGCACTTGAAGAG GTTGTTAAAGCGACACAAGGACGAGTTCCTGTCTTCTTAGATGGTGGTGTTAGACGTGGCACTGATGTCTTCAAGGCACTTGCACTTGGAGCCTCAGGGATATTT ATTGGAAGACCAGTGGTATTCTCACTTGCTGCTGAAGGAGAAGCTGGAGTCAGAAAAGTGCTTCAAATGTTACGTGATGAGTTTGAGCTAACCATGGCGTTAAGTGGGTGCAGGTCTCTCAGTGAGATCACACGTAACCACATTGTCACAGAGTGGGAAACTCCACGCCATTTGCCCAGGTTATAG
- the LOC106334496 gene encoding peroxisomal (S)-2-hydroxy-acid oxidase GLO2-like isoform X2: protein MKRSQRRSCLRWYTTTMRLVQKTNGLLKKTETLLQGSCDFRPRILIDVSKIDMTTTVLGFKISMPIMVAPTAMQKMAHPEGEYATARAASAAGTIMTLSSWATSSVEEVASTGPGIRFFQLYVYKNRKVVEQLVRRAEKAGFKAIALTVDTPRLGRRESDIKNRFTLPPNLTLKNFEGLDLGKMDEANDSGLASYVAGQIDRTLSWKDVQWLQTITSMPILVKGVLTGEDARIAIQAGAAGIIVSNHGARQLDYVPATISALEEVVKATQGRVPVFLDGGVRRGTDVFKALALGASGIFIGRPVVFSLAAEGEAGVRKVLQMLRDEFELTMALSGCRSLSEITRNHIVTEWETPRHLPRL from the exons ATGAAGCGATCGCAAAGGAGAAGTTGCCTAAGATGGTATACGACTACTATGCGTCTGGTGCAGAAGACCAATGGACTCTTAAAGAAAACAGAAACGCTTTTGCAAGGATCCTGTGA CTTTCGGCCTAGGATTCTGATAGACGTGAGCAAGATTGATATGACAACAACCGTCTTGGGTTTCAAGATTTCTATGCCAATCATGGTTGCTCCTACTGCCATGCAAAAGATGGCTCACCCGGAAG GGGAATATGCTACGGCTAGAGCTGCGTCTGCTGCTGGAACTATCATG ACCCTCTCTTCATGGGCTACTTCCAGCGTCGAAGAAGTTGCTTCCACTGGTCCAGGGATCCGATTCTTCCAGCTCTAT GTATACAAGAACAGGAAAGTAGTTGAGCAGCTCGTGAGAAGAGCTGAGAAAGCTGGGTTCAAAGCCATTGCTCTCACTGTAGACACCCCAAGGCTAGGTCGCAGAGAGTCTGATATCAAGAACAG ATTCACTTTGCCTCCAAACTTGACATTGAAGAACTTTGAAGGTCTTGACCTTGGAAAAATGGACGAG GCCAATGACTCTGGCTTGGCTTCATATGTTGCTGGTCAAATTGACCGTACCTTGAGCTGGAAG GATGTGCAGTGGCTCCAGACAATCACCAGCATGCCAATACTTGTCAAGGGTGTTCTTACGGGAGAAGATG CAAGGATAGCAATTCAAGCTGGAGCAGCAGGGATCATTGTGTCAAACCATGGAGCTCGCCAGCTTGACTATGTCCCAGCCACAATCTCAGCACTTGAAGAG GTTGTTAAAGCGACACAAGGACGAGTTCCTGTCTTCTTAGATGGTGGTGTTAGACGTGGCACTGATGTCTTCAAGGCACTTGCACTTGGAGCCTCAGGGATATTT ATTGGAAGACCAGTGGTATTCTCACTTGCTGCTGAAGGAGAAGCTGGAGTCAGAAAAGTGCTTCAAATGTTACGTGATGAGTTTGAGCTAACCATGGCGTTAAGTGGGTGCAGGTCTCTCAGTGAGATCACACGTAACCACATTGTCACAGAGTGGGAAACTCCACGCCATTTGCCCAGGTTATAG